The Bradyrhizobium sp. WBAH42 genome includes a window with the following:
- a CDS encoding type II toxin-antitoxin system HicB family antitoxin yields MARYVAIIENADPDEAVGVWFPDLPGCFSGGDDVDEALENAPEALAFYAQELIADGRQLPPPRTLDELKADPEFAEDLGKHTAVLIEWPPAADAE; encoded by the coding sequence ATGGCTCGGTACGTTGCCATCATTGAGAACGCCGACCCGGACGAGGCCGTCGGCGTGTGGTTTCCGGACCTGCCCGGCTGCTTCTCCGGGGGCGACGATGTCGACGAAGCCCTCGAGAATGCGCCCGAGGCGCTCGCATTCTATGCGCAGGAACTGATCGCGGACGGTCGCCAGCTGCCCCCGCCTCGAACGCTGGACGAGCTCAAGGCCGATCCGGAGTTTGCCGAGGACCTGGGGAAACACACGGCCGTCCTGATCGAATGGCCACCCGCCGCGGACGCGGAGTGA